From a single Herpetosiphon gulosus genomic region:
- a CDS encoding MBL fold metallo-hydrolase: protein MMQVPLTQLSDHIAMIDNGLLTTDGFGATYVIQGDQVALIETGTSLTAEATLAGLQQLGIDPEAVEHILLTHVHMDHSGGAGMLTQHLPNAKVYLHSMTAEHLVEPSRLMRSVERAVGQMWHVYGTMQPIAAERMVAAENLNLNLGKGISLQAVPTPGHSPDHLAFWEAHSGTMWAGDSIGILMSTYDLNMPVTPPPAFNLADQLQAFRTLARYPIRQLLPSHFGPTVAVPALAIEEMHERLVKIVRDVRDHLHLAELPVEAIVERALPTNEPVSPALNLVLWGNLSMSVRGLKLFFERNPQAVELI, encoded by the coding sequence ATGATGCAAGTTCCGCTCACCCAACTAAGCGATCATATCGCCATGATCGATAATGGCCTGCTAACAACCGATGGTTTTGGCGCAACCTATGTGATACAAGGCGATCAGGTTGCCTTGATCGAAACTGGTACATCATTAACTGCTGAGGCAACTTTAGCTGGTTTGCAACAATTGGGCATTGATCCTGAAGCAGTTGAGCACATTCTCTTAACTCATGTGCATATGGATCACAGCGGCGGCGCAGGAATGTTGACTCAGCATTTGCCCAATGCTAAAGTTTATTTGCATTCAATGACCGCTGAACATTTGGTCGAGCCAAGCCGCTTAATGCGCAGCGTCGAACGCGCGGTTGGTCAGATGTGGCATGTCTATGGCACGATGCAGCCAATTGCTGCCGAACGAATGGTTGCCGCCGAAAATCTAAACCTGAATCTTGGCAAGGGGATTAGCTTGCAAGCAGTGCCAACGCCTGGCCACTCGCCCGATCATCTGGCGTTTTGGGAAGCCCACTCGGGCACAATGTGGGCTGGCGATTCAATCGGTATTTTAATGAGCACCTATGATTTAAATATGCCAGTTACCCCGCCGCCAGCCTTTAATTTGGCCGATCAACTGCAAGCCTTCCGAACCTTGGCCCGCTATCCAATTCGCCAATTGTTGCCTTCGCACTTTGGCCCAACTGTGGCAGTACCAGCCTTGGCAATTGAAGAAATGCATGAACGCTTAGTCAAAATTGTGCGCGATGTGCGTGATCATTTGCATTTGGCTGAATTGCCAGTTGAGGCGATTGTTGAACGAGCGCTACCGACCAACGAGCCAGTTTCGCCAGCGCTGAATTTGGTGTTGTGGGGTAATTTGTCGATGAGTGTACGTGGCTTGAAACTGTTTTTCGAACGCAACCCGCAGGCTGTTGAATTAATTTAA
- the rpmH gene encoding 50S ribosomal protein L34, with product MPKRTWQPKRIKRRRVHGFLERMQTRTGRAVLKARRQRGRWKLTVSDKRRPAGPGGHR from the coding sequence ATGCCAAAACGAACTTGGCAACCAAAACGCATCAAGCGCCGCCGTGTTCACGGTTTCTTGGAGCGCATGCAAACTCGCACAGGCCGCGCCGTTTTGAAAGCACGTCGTCAACGTGGCCGCTGGAAGTTAACTGTTAGCGACAAACGCCGACCAGCAGGCCCAGGCGGTCATCGCTAG
- the rnpA gene encoding ribonuclease P protein component, with product MQRSQRLRSPRDFRRVREGGRTWSHPLLVLSVAPARANRVRCGIVVRKSLGTAVERNRYKRQVREATRLVYDQIRPGWDVIFIVRAGFRTAAWEQIQQAVSRLLQQAQLWHDREQPSQEDRHG from the coding sequence ATGCAACGTTCACAGCGCCTTCGCTCGCCACGCGATTTTCGCCGCGTTCGCGAAGGCGGTCGTACATGGTCACATCCACTATTGGTCTTGAGCGTCGCACCAGCGCGGGCCAATCGCGTTCGTTGTGGCATTGTCGTTCGCAAGTCGCTGGGCACAGCCGTCGAACGCAATCGCTACAAACGCCAAGTGCGCGAAGCAACACGTTTGGTCTACGATCAAATTCGCCCAGGTTGGGATGTGATATTTATTGTACGAGCGGGATTTCGCACAGCGGCCTGGGAGCAGATTCAGCAGGCCGTTTCGCGTTTACTGCAACAAGCGCAGCTATGGCATGATCGTGAACAACCATCACAGGAAGATCGCCATGGGTAA
- the yidD gene encoding membrane protein insertion efficiency factor YidD gives MGKILLALIRLYQRFSRYTPPSCIYTPTCSHYGYQAIAKYGAFKGTWLTLKRIARCHPWAQGGEDPVP, from the coding sequence ATGGGTAAGATCTTATTGGCACTCATACGCTTGTACCAGCGTTTTTCGCGATATACACCACCAAGTTGTATCTATACGCCAACCTGTTCCCACTATGGCTATCAAGCTATCGCGAAATATGGGGCATTCAAAGGTACATGGTTGACACTGAAACGGATCGCCCGTTGCCATCCATGGGCACAGGGTGGTGAAGACCCTGTTCCATAG
- a CDS encoding YidC/Oxa1 family membrane protein insertase has product MNFLGPIFLPFLEWLFHLFGNLGWAIIAFTILVRLGMLPLTLKQLRSQRKIMVIQPKLRELQRKYGKDREKLTQETMKLYREHGANPVGGCLPLLISLPILFGVWQAIQLFGTEVETTAAQVQFLWLPRLTPLIENGVTVNSAHDPYFILPILAIALQFITTLMAMQRNPDPQQASMNKVMMFMPFLFGFIYFQFPAGATLYSVTGSLIQLVQQYFTSGFGLLSKYLPFLPEKTGFLHQPLPESATITIEEPETPSDQPQRRDFWAVLGKLEPVVDVSAAGATADSGSSDIAAEQAIEDVKAQLGKPKKRR; this is encoded by the coding sequence ATGAATTTTCTTGGTCCAATCTTTTTACCATTTCTCGAATGGCTGTTCCATCTGTTTGGCAACTTGGGGTGGGCAATTATCGCCTTTACGATTTTAGTTCGTTTGGGTATGTTGCCGCTCACGCTTAAGCAATTACGTTCGCAACGCAAAATTATGGTGATTCAGCCAAAATTGCGCGAATTGCAACGCAAATATGGCAAAGATCGCGAAAAACTCACCCAAGAAACCATGAAACTCTATCGTGAGCATGGAGCCAACCCCGTCGGTGGTTGTTTACCGCTCTTGATTTCATTGCCAATTTTGTTTGGGGTTTGGCAAGCGATTCAATTATTTGGCACCGAAGTCGAAACCACTGCTGCACAAGTACAGTTTTTGTGGTTGCCCCGCTTAACGCCCTTGATTGAAAATGGCGTGACCGTCAACAGTGCCCACGACCCCTACTTTATTTTACCCATTTTGGCGATCGCGCTCCAATTCATCACAACCTTGATGGCGATGCAACGCAACCCTGACCCACAGCAAGCCTCAATGAATAAAGTGATGATGTTTATGCCATTTCTGTTTGGCTTTATCTATTTCCAATTCCCAGCAGGGGCCACGCTTTACTCAGTCACGGGGTCGTTGATTCAATTGGTGCAACAATATTTCACCTCGGGCTTTGGCTTGTTATCCAAATATTTGCCATTTTTGCCCGAAAAAACTGGTTTCTTGCACCAACCATTGCCAGAATCGGCTACAATCACGATTGAAGAACCAGAAACCCCCAGTGATCAACCCCAGCGCCGCGATTTTTGGGCTGTGCTCGGGAAATTAGAACCAGTTGTTGATGTCAGCGCCGCAGGAGCTACCGCCGATAGTGGTAGCAGCGACATCGCAGCCGAACAAGCAATTGAAGATGTTAAGGCGCAGCTTGGCAAGCCGAAAAAACGGCGCTAG
- the jag gene encoding RNA-binding cell elongation regulator Jag/EloR has translation MALQKVEVRAASVAEAVAQALAQLGKDEDEALIEVLAQTADSALVRVSVDDDEDELLAEYGDEDDEEQPKRRRRRVASTDEQTVALARQLLEALLTRMNIDAFVTPVVQKAKGSDDEEDTLTLHIEGVDEETTGLMIGRRGETLRSLQYLLNVLIHRQTGRWSQVVIDIGQYRQRRQDSLEGLALRMAERVRQSGRPMPLEPMSSFERRIIHMALRDDPSVYTESAGEGEHRKIVIYPKR, from the coding sequence ATGGCGTTGCAAAAAGTTGAAGTACGCGCAGCAAGCGTGGCCGAGGCCGTGGCTCAAGCCCTCGCCCAACTCGGCAAAGATGAAGATGAAGCTCTGATCGAGGTTTTAGCGCAAACCGCTGATTCAGCCCTTGTCCGCGTCAGCGTCGATGATGATGAGGATGAGTTGCTCGCTGAGTATGGCGATGAGGACGATGAGGAGCAACCCAAACGTCGTCGCCGCCGTGTAGCAAGCACCGATGAGCAAACTGTCGCGCTCGCTCGCCAGTTGCTCGAGGCGTTGCTCACCCGCATGAACATCGATGCCTTTGTAACGCCAGTTGTACAGAAGGCTAAAGGCTCCGATGATGAAGAAGATACGCTAACCTTGCATATCGAGGGTGTCGATGAAGAAACCACTGGCCTGATGATTGGCCGCCGTGGCGAAACCTTGCGCTCATTGCAATATCTGCTGAATGTCTTGATTCATCGCCAAACTGGGCGCTGGTCGCAAGTTGTGATCGATATTGGCCAATATCGCCAACGTCGCCAAGATTCGCTTGAGGGCTTGGCACTGCGCATGGCTGAACGGGTACGCCAATCAGGCCGCCCAATGCCACTTGAGCCAATGAGTTCATTCGAGCGCCGTATCATTCATATGGCGTTGCGCGACGATCCGTCAGTCTATACCGAAAGTGCTGGCGAAGGTGAGCATCGAAAAATTGTTATTTATCCAAAACGCTAA
- a CDS encoding hydroxymethylglutaryl-CoA lyase, whose translation MIPLTTLPSTVSIREVGPRDGLQNEDRILTTEQKILLINALNNSGLRQIEVGSFVNPRYVPQMADTAEVFARIERRPDVIYSAIAPNLRGAQRAIEARADSVQVFLSASESHNQSNVRMSINESLAAAADIALALKEASIEFEAVLSVVFGCPFENDVPIERVVTMTERLLALGASQITLGDTTGMAHPRLVQAVVRALRERFPQAPLRLHPHSARGAGLANVLAALEVGIDRIDASIGGIGGCPFAPGAPGNICTEDTVHMLHEMGIDTGLDIPKLVSCAKLIESLLGHEVPGQVIKGGICGHIPGGKMRPWNETEILAQPVSRTV comes from the coding sequence ATGATTCCCTTAACTACCCTGCCCAGCACCGTCAGCATCCGCGAAGTTGGCCCCCGCGATGGCTTGCAAAATGAGGATCGTATCCTCACCACCGAGCAAAAAATCCTGTTGATCAATGCCCTCAATAATTCCGGCTTGCGCCAAATTGAAGTTGGTTCGTTCGTCAACCCGCGCTATGTGCCACAAATGGCTGATACTGCCGAGGTTTTCGCGCGAATCGAACGCCGCCCTGATGTGATTTATAGCGCAATTGCGCCAAATTTACGTGGGGCACAACGGGCAATCGAAGCTCGAGCCGATTCAGTCCAGGTCTTTTTGAGTGCTTCCGAGAGCCATAATCAAAGCAATGTGCGCATGAGCATCAACGAATCGCTGGCTGCTGCCGCCGATATTGCGCTAGCGCTCAAAGAAGCTTCGATTGAATTTGAGGCGGTACTTTCGGTGGTGTTTGGCTGTCCCTTTGAAAACGATGTGCCGATCGAGCGGGTTGTAACCATGACTGAACGGCTCTTGGCACTAGGAGCCAGCCAAATTACGCTTGGCGATACCACGGGTATGGCTCATCCTCGCTTAGTCCAAGCGGTTGTGCGGGCCTTGCGCGAGCGCTTTCCCCAAGCCCCCTTACGCTTGCACCCTCATAGCGCTCGTGGCGCAGGCTTGGCCAATGTTCTCGCCGCACTCGAAGTTGGGATCGACCGAATCGATGCGAGCATTGGCGGGATCGGTGGTTGTCCCTTCGCCCCAGGTGCGCCAGGCAATATCTGCACCGAAGATACCGTGCATATGCTCCACGAAATGGGCATCGACACGGGCCTCGATATTCCAAAATTGGTTTCATGTGCCAAATTAATTGAAAGCTTGTTGGGCCATGAAGTGCCTGGCCAAGTGATCAAAGGTGGCATTTGTGGCCATATTCCAGGTGGCAAAATGCGCCCATGGAACGAAACCGAAATTCTTGCTCAACCAGTTAGCCGCACAGTTTAA
- a CDS encoding dolichyl-phosphate beta-glucosyltransferase: MLQPTPANNQTASGQDPELSVIIPCFNEQKRIIPTINTIIDYLNSLGRSWEVIVSDDGSSDQTISLVEAQFYPNLTIIKSPRNHGKGHAVRAGIIAAKGNFILFTDADNATPITELDKMLPLLELGSYDIAIGSRAKQLLQTKQRSLGRCVMSAGLRVIVEHGLKLNIHDSQCGFKLFHRTVAKHLAQVQTINGFAFDLELLVIADIFGYQTIEIPVAWVDVAGSKVHPIRDAYQFLRDIMTIQINHWRGRYPSSMPAKPKSKSQHSNHWFA, from the coding sequence ATGCTTCAGCCAACACCTGCCAACAATCAAACAGCCAGCGGGCAAGACCCCGAACTTTCAGTGATTATCCCCTGTTTCAACGAACAAAAACGGATTATTCCAACGATTAATACAATCATCGACTACTTAAATAGCCTAGGTCGTTCGTGGGAAGTAATCGTCAGCGATGATGGCTCTAGCGATCAAACGATCAGCTTGGTTGAAGCCCAATTCTACCCCAACCTAACTATCATCAAAAGTCCCCGCAACCATGGCAAAGGCCATGCGGTTCGGGCAGGCATTATTGCCGCGAAAGGCAATTTTATTTTATTCACCGATGCTGATAACGCCACGCCGATTACTGAGTTGGATAAAATGCTGCCCTTATTGGAGTTAGGTAGTTATGACATTGCAATTGGCTCACGCGCTAAGCAATTACTCCAAACCAAACAACGCAGTTTAGGCCGCTGTGTGATGAGTGCCGGGCTACGCGTGATCGTCGAACATGGGCTAAAACTGAATATTCACGATAGCCAATGTGGCTTTAAGCTGTTTCATCGCACCGTTGCTAAGCATCTTGCTCAAGTCCAAACGATCAATGGTTTTGCCTTCGATCTCGAATTATTGGTGATTGCCGATATTTTTGGCTATCAAACGATTGAAATTCCGGTTGCTTGGGTTGATGTTGCTGGCTCAAAAGTCCATCCCATTCGCGATGCTTATCAATTTTTACGTGATATTATGACAATTCAAATCAATCATTGGCGTGGACGTTACCCAAGCTCAATGCCTGCCAAACCTAAATCCAAATCGCAGCATTCCAACCACTGGTTTGCCTAA
- a CDS encoding plastocyanin/azurin family copper-binding protein yields the protein MPIRRWTRPLAGVLLASSLVACGGTADDNVGVFKGVPDVVVAGSVSNDLTIDSADGATLAFAKTELTAGTGEIKVTFNNKGVVPHNWVLVNPGEEDKTVADSATTTNFEAPNSLSHTKTLDGGGSETVSFNIAEPGTYSYICTYPGHYAAGMKGTFNVVAAGGGGAAPGGGGAGLTVNSGDAASMTFVETELSANAGEVTVSFNNAGTLPHNLAIVKPGEEQKAIDSAVANAPDFMPSADTVLGTTKTINTGETASVTANLEPGTYSYICAYPGHYASGMKGTLTVK from the coding sequence ATGCCTATTCGGCGCTGGACACGTCCGCTAGCGGGCGTTTTATTGGCAAGCAGCTTGGTTGCTTGCGGTGGTACTGCTGATGACAACGTGGGGGTATTTAAAGGTGTCCCCGATGTGGTTGTTGCTGGCTCAGTGAGCAATGATTTGACCATTGACAGTGCCGATGGTGCTACCTTGGCGTTTGCTAAAACCGAGTTAACCGCTGGTACGGGCGAAATCAAGGTGACCTTCAATAACAAAGGTGTGGTGCCACACAACTGGGTCTTGGTCAACCCCGGTGAAGAAGATAAAACTGTGGCTGATTCCGCAACCACCACCAATTTTGAAGCTCCAAACTCGTTATCGCATACCAAAACCCTTGATGGTGGTGGTAGCGAGACGGTTAGCTTTAATATTGCTGAACCTGGTACCTACAGCTATATCTGTACCTATCCTGGCCACTATGCCGCTGGCATGAAGGGTACATTCAATGTGGTTGCTGCTGGTGGCGGCGGGGCTGCCCCTGGTGGCGGCGGAGCTGGCCTAACCGTCAATAGCGGTGATGCTGCTAGCATGACCTTCGTCGAAACCGAATTGAGTGCAAACGCTGGTGAAGTAACGGTTAGCTTCAATAATGCTGGCACTTTGCCCCACAACCTTGCGATTGTCAAGCCAGGCGAGGAGCAAAAAGCTATTGATTCAGCTGTGGCTAACGCACCTGATTTTATGCCAAGTGCCGATACAGTGCTTGGTACGACCAAAACAATCAATACTGGTGAAACCGCCAGCGTAACTGCAAACTTAGAACCTGGCACCTATAGCTATATCTGTGCCTATCCTGGCCACTACGCGAGTGGTATGAAGGGCACACTCACCGTCAAATAA
- the gltX gene encoding glutamate--tRNA ligase, with protein sequence MSDRPTPARTRFAPSPTGYLHIGSLRTVLFSWLWARHTGGQFLLRIEDTDRKRFVEGAEEQLTSSLQAIGLMWDEGPIVGGPHAPYKQSERLEIYQAHAQALIDKGVAYRSYATGDEIAAINAEREARGEPKLLVFRNLPGIDDAAREAAGADYNVRLSLKTTGKTVVQDLVRGEIVFDNAALKMPDPVLLKTDGFPTYALAAMVDDHLMGITHVLRADEWIPTWPIHHQIYEAFGWEQPVWVHVPQVLGSDGKKLSKRHGDTSVTEYIDLGFVPEAIINYLALIGWSYDDKTEFMTLEELIERFDLNRIRPSGGVFDRDKLLHFNGVYLRNMAPADLAQRVAPYLSKAGLISAEPTAAELTKVTEYLPLVQDRLKLLSEAPELLDFFFVDPQGYDPALLVPKKGDPAQTVEVLGQVKASFEAVETWDAPSLDKLLHDFVNQLGLKIPQVFMPIRVAITGRTTSPGLFETLAVLGKAVTLARISTAAAALSSASV encoded by the coding sequence ATGTCGGATCGTCCAACACCAGCCCGCACGCGCTTTGCGCCAAGTCCGACGGGCTATCTGCATATCGGTAGTTTACGTACCGTGTTATTTAGCTGGTTGTGGGCTCGCCACACTGGCGGCCAATTTTTATTACGAATAGAAGATACTGATCGTAAGCGCTTTGTCGAAGGCGCAGAAGAGCAATTAACTAGTTCTTTACAAGCGATCGGCCTGATGTGGGATGAAGGTCCAATTGTTGGCGGTCCTCACGCACCCTATAAACAATCCGAGCGCTTGGAAATTTACCAAGCTCACGCCCAAGCCTTGATCGATAAAGGTGTGGCCTATCGTTCGTATGCGACAGGCGATGAGATTGCGGCGATCAACGCCGAACGCGAAGCTCGCGGCGAGCCAAAGCTCTTGGTGTTTCGCAATTTACCAGGCATCGACGATGCCGCTCGTGAAGCCGCAGGCGCTGATTATAATGTGCGGCTAAGCCTGAAAACCACTGGTAAAACGGTTGTGCAAGACCTTGTGCGCGGCGAAATTGTCTTTGATAATGCTGCCTTGAAAATGCCCGACCCAGTGTTGTTAAAAACCGATGGCTTCCCAACCTATGCCCTCGCTGCCATGGTCGATGATCACTTGATGGGGATCACCCATGTGCTGCGGGCTGATGAGTGGATTCCAACCTGGCCGATTCATCATCAAATTTACGAGGCCTTCGGTTGGGAGCAACCAGTTTGGGTGCATGTGCCGCAAGTCTTGGGCAGCGATGGTAAGAAGCTTTCCAAACGCCACGGCGATACGTCGGTCACCGAGTATATCGATTTAGGCTTTGTGCCCGAAGCAATTATCAATTATTTGGCCTTGATCGGCTGGTCATACGATGATAAAACTGAGTTTATGACCCTTGAAGAGTTGATCGAGCGCTTTGATCTGAATCGGATTCGGCCCTCGGGCGGGGTGTTTGATCGCGATAAGCTCTTGCATTTCAATGGGGTGTATCTGCGCAACATGGCTCCAGCCGATTTGGCCCAACGCGTTGCACCCTATCTCAGCAAGGCAGGCTTAATTAGCGCTGAGCCAACTGCTGCCGAATTGACCAAGGTTACCGAATATTTGCCCTTGGTGCAAGATCGCCTAAAATTACTCAGTGAAGCGCCTGAATTGCTCGATTTCTTCTTTGTAGACCCACAAGGCTACGACCCAGCCTTGCTTGTGCCAAAGAAGGGCGATCCGGCGCAAACTGTGGAAGTGCTGGGCCAAGTCAAAGCCAGCTTTGAGGCTGTCGAAACCTGGGATGCTCCTAGTTTGGACAAGCTCTTGCATGATTTTGTCAATCAACTTGGGCTGAAAATTCCCCAAGTGTTTATGCCTATTCGCGTTGCCATCACTGGGCGCACTACCTCGCCAGGCCTATTTGAAACCTTGGCGGTTTTAGGTAAAGCTGTGACGCTCGCCCGAATCAGCACTGCTGCTGCGGCGCTTTCCTCTGCCTCTGTATAG
- a CDS encoding type I restriction endonuclease subunit R, producing MTDYTTIAESNNFIVLDHYTKQLRLAESYQSEDALEREFIQDLQRQGYEYLPGLTTSQAMLANLREQLQTLNNVQFAEAEWLRFVETYLDKPSDGIIETTRKIHDDYIHDFVFDNGRIQNIYLLDKQTIARNKVQVIKQFEQTGSHANRYDVTILVNGLPLIHVELKKRGVAIREAFNQIHRYSKESFNTEHSLFKYIQVFVISNGTDTRYFANTVTRNKNSFDFTMNWAKADNSPIKDLKDFTATFFQKNTLLHVLLKYSVFDVSNTLLIMRPYQIAATERILRKINSSYQTKNWSSTESGGFIWHTTGSGKTLTSFKAARLATELSFIDKVFFVVDRKDLDYQTMKEYQRFSPESVNGSDSTAGLKRNLEQDDNKIIVTTIQKLNNLMKSEGDLAIYHKQVVFIFDECHRSQFGEAQKNLKKKFKKFYQFGFTGTPIFPQNALGADTTASVFGRELHAYVITDAIRDEKVLKFKVDYNDVRPLFKALETEIDEQKLNAAEHKAALLHPARIREISRYILTNFRQKTHRLQTGSKGFNAMFAVSSIEAAKAYYQALNRLQNEAEYPKNPPLKIATIFSFAANEEQDAIGEIRDESFDLVAMNPSAKEFLSAAIADYNAFFKTNFSVDSNGFQNYYRDLAKRVIAKEIDLLIVVGMFLTGFDAPTLNTLFVDKNLRYHGLIQAYSRTNRIYDATKTFGNIVTFRDLEQATIDAITLFGDKNTKNVVLEKSYNEYMQGFTDLITGEARRGFIEVVRELEQRFPEPDTIFLEKDKKDFVKLFGEYLRVENVLQNYDEFASLKALQRIDLSDPQALEAFKAEHYLSDADLAALQTIRIPSERIIQDYRSTYNDIRDWLRRERSAEEQQKSTIDWNDVVFEVDLLKSQEITLDYILELIFEQHKKNKTKAELIEDVRRLIRASLGNRAKESLIVDFINQTNLDAIGDKATIIDEFFTFAQAEQAREVADLIQSEGLNEAAAKRYILASLKREYASENGTDLNATLPTMSPLNPQYKSKKQRVFQQISAFVEKFKGVGGQI from the coding sequence ATGACAGACTATACAACGATCGCCGAATCAAACAACTTTATTGTGCTCGATCACTATACCAAGCAATTGCGGTTGGCCGAAAGCTACCAGAGCGAAGATGCCTTAGAGCGCGAGTTTATTCAAGATTTACAACGCCAGGGCTATGAGTATCTGCCTGGATTAACCACCTCGCAAGCCATGTTGGCTAATCTGCGCGAGCAATTACAAACCCTGAATAACGTCCAGTTTGCCGAAGCCGAGTGGCTGCGCTTTGTTGAAACCTACCTCGATAAACCCAGCGACGGCATTATCGAAACAACCCGCAAAATTCACGACGACTACATTCACGACTTTGTATTTGACAATGGTCGGATTCAAAACATCTATCTGCTCGATAAACAGACGATTGCCCGCAATAAAGTCCAAGTGATCAAACAATTTGAACAAACGGGCAGCCACGCCAATCGCTACGATGTCACGATTTTGGTCAATGGCTTACCCTTGATTCATGTCGAACTAAAAAAACGCGGCGTAGCGATTCGCGAAGCCTTCAATCAAATCCACCGTTATAGCAAAGAAAGCTTCAATACTGAACACTCGCTATTCAAATATATCCAAGTATTCGTGATTTCCAACGGCACCGACACCCGCTACTTTGCCAATACGGTGACCCGCAATAAAAACAGTTTTGATTTCACCATGAATTGGGCCAAAGCCGATAACAGCCCAATCAAAGACCTCAAAGATTTTACCGCCACCTTTTTTCAGAAAAACACCCTGCTGCATGTTCTGCTCAAGTATTCAGTCTTCGATGTGAGCAACACCCTGCTGATTATGCGTCCCTATCAAATCGCCGCCACCGAACGGATTTTGCGCAAAATCAATAGCTCCTATCAAACTAAAAACTGGAGTAGCACCGAAAGCGGCGGTTTCATCTGGCATACCACTGGCTCCGGTAAAACCCTTACCAGTTTCAAAGCGGCACGGCTAGCAACCGAACTTAGCTTCATCGACAAAGTGTTTTTTGTGGTCGATCGCAAAGACCTCGACTACCAAACCATGAAAGAGTACCAACGTTTTTCACCGGAGAGCGTCAACGGCTCCGACAGCACCGCCGGACTCAAGCGCAATCTAGAGCAAGACGACAATAAAATCATCGTCACCACCATTCAAAAGCTCAACAACCTCATGAAAAGTGAAGGCGATCTTGCCATCTACCACAAGCAGGTCGTTTTTATTTTTGATGAATGTCATCGCAGCCAGTTTGGCGAAGCGCAGAAAAATCTCAAGAAAAAATTCAAAAAGTTCTATCAATTTGGCTTTACTGGTACGCCGATCTTCCCGCAAAACGCCTTGGGAGCCGACACCACCGCCAGCGTGTTTGGCCGCGAATTGCATGCCTATGTGATCACCGATGCCATTCGTGATGAAAAGGTGCTGAAGTTTAAGGTCGATTACAATGATGTACGTCCGCTGTTTAAGGCGCTCGAAACCGAAATCGACGAGCAAAAACTCAACGCCGCCGAACATAAAGCGGCATTGCTGCACCCAGCACGGATTCGCGAAATCTCACGCTATATTCTGACCAACTTTCGTCAAAAAACGCACCGGCTGCAAACGGGCAGCAAAGGCTTTAATGCCATGTTCGCCGTCAGCAGCATTGAGGCTGCCAAAGCCTACTACCAAGCGCTAAATCGCCTCCAGAATGAGGCTGAGTATCCAAAAAATCCGCCGCTCAAAATCGCCACGATCTTCTCATTCGCTGCCAATGAAGAGCAAGATGCCATTGGCGAAATTCGCGACGAAAGTTTTGATCTGGTAGCGATGAACCCTAGCGCCAAAGAATTTTTAAGCGCCGCGATCGCCGACTACAACGCATTTTTTAAGACCAACTTCAGCGTCGATAGCAACGGCTTCCAAAACTATTACCGCGACCTTGCCAAGCGGGTGATCGCCAAAGAAATCGACCTGCTGATTGTCGTGGGGATGTTTTTAACTGGCTTTGATGCGCCGACCCTCAACACCCTGTTTGTCGATAAAAACCTGCGCTATCACGGCTTGATTCAAGCCTATTCGCGTACCAACCGCATCTACGATGCCACCAAAACCTTCGGCAACATTGTCACCTTTCGTGATCTGGAGCAAGCGACGATTGATGCGATTACCTTGTTTGGCGATAAAAACACCAAAAACGTGGTGCTTGAAAAAAGCTACAACGAATATATGCAAGGTTTCACCGATCTGATTACTGGTGAAGCACGGCGCGGTTTTATCGAGGTAGTCAGGGAGTTAGAACAGCGCTTTCCTGAGCCTGATACAATTTTTCTCGAAAAAGACAAGAAAGACTTCGTAAAGTTATTTGGTGAATATTTGCGTGTCGAGAACGTGCTGCAAAATTACGATGAGTTTGCCAGCCTTAAAGCCTTGCAACGGATTGATCTCAGCGATCCTCAGGCGCTGGAAGCCTTCAAAGCTGAGCATTATTTAAGTGACGCTGACCTAGCCGCCCTGCAAACTATCCGCATCCCCAGCGAACGGATAATTCAGGATTACCGATCGACCTATAACGATATTCGTGATTGGCTGCGCCGCGAAAGGTCTGCCGAAGAACAGCAAAAATCCACGATTGATTGGAACGATGTGGTGTTTGAGGTAGACCTGCTTAAATCGCAGGAGATTACGCTTGACTACATTCTTGAGCTGATTTTTGAGCAACATAAGAAGAACAAAACGAAAGCCGAGTTAATCGAAGACGTGCGCCGCTTGATTCGAGCCAGCCTTGGCAACCGCGCCAAAGAAAGCCTGATTGTTGATTTTATCAACCAAACCAACCTCGATGCGATTGGTGATAAGGCCACGATTATTGACGAGTTCTTTACGTTTGCCCAAGCGGAGCAAGCCCGTGAAGTAGCAGATTTGATTCAGTCGGAGGGCTTGAATGAAGCTGCGGCGAAGCGCTATATCCTAGCCTCGTTGAAACGCGAATACGCCAGCGAGAACGGCACCGATCTTAACGCGACCCTGCCAACAATGAGTCCGCTTAACCCACAGTACAAAAGCAAGAAGCAGCGGGTTTTTCAACAAATCTCGGCATTTGTTGAAAAATTTAAAGGTGTGGGTGGCCAGATTTAA